The sequence below is a genomic window from Ipomoea triloba cultivar NCNSP0323 chromosome 2, ASM357664v1.
GGCATTATATTGAGTAACATCTACCACTTTTCCATGAATGAGCAAACCACTCTTGCATTGGGTAACTTTCACATCGAGTCATTTCTTGACACCTGCTGGTAGACATTTTCatcctaattttttattttataactatttatgaagaattttttcattttagataGTTTTCACTCGGAGTTACTTTTCTTAGTAGTTAGTACTGAATAGCCTTTTCAAATAAACTAATTTCTAATATAATATGCTTCTTCCACCTTTTCAATTCCTTACGAAATTGACCGAACTACAACATATATACACGGAATGAATATAATACACgtcaaacattaaaaagaaaaaaagtttgaaCATAGGGAATCGAAACACCTGGACCCAAGCCATTGTTAGCTCAGTCGTCACCCTATGACACAATCATCATATCTGAAAGTGAATTTCAGCACGTATAAAAAGgtgctacaaaatatatatgcatttaataATTCGCCTTCAATTCACTACGTCACTGCAGGTTCATCGATCTccctttaattttattgaattgCTTTGCATATGCTTTTCCAACCTCTTTGAATAGTATATTGCAACAAGTATATATTTCCATGGGCAATAATGAATGGAAGAGAATAGCTATCTAGCCGGTTTTTAATTTGTGGCCGTGGAACAACTTGGCGCTGGGATATGGCCTCCCTCAACCACAATATAATGCGCCGGGGCAGCCCGATATTCTTATAGCGACACTCCATCCACAACCACAGCCAcatatatgaaataattaaaaaagaaaaaatcttgTTTGGATTTACGTGCACATGGATTACGCCACACGCCACATATTCATATAGGAGTGCTgagaataaaaaattgaaagatgataaaaaacaaatgaaaaatcaTTCGTTGGATACATTGAAAGTATTTTAGCTATATTCTTAACTTTACAGTGGCTCTCGTcgactccaaatgcatccatAATGCTTCAAAGATCATTTAATTCATCTCAATCATCAACAATTATACCTAAACACACAAATAAATCAAACAATAACACTTTAGGCAACATTATAACAAATGAAAAGCAAAATACGCTTAAATGTAAGGTAAAAATATAAACGATTAGGCACTTATCACTTTCAcgcttataaattataatattatgagTCTCTATCTTTAGTTTAGCTACTAAATAAACCTCTCACTAGGATTTAATCACCTCTTTTCCCGATATTGTTTATTATCATTTATTGGCTTTTATTTTAGTTGATTTTATTATTCTCATCTCTCTTAAAACTATACGTCTAGGTTTAGATATAAGTTTTATTAGCTAGTGCTTGATTGGATTAATCAGCACATCATTCATTGTGGGTTTGCCACGTCCTACCTATAGGATTTTGGATCGAAATATACTACTTGGACTCTCCAAAACTGGGTCCTTCTAAAATTTCACACGCAATATTTGGAAACAGGCCCTTAAGCCCATTAAGGGATGGTCACCACCAATTGGGCCTATGTGAGTGGGCTACCAAATTCGGCCCATAATATTGCCGCGCGGACAATTTTTCGGCGCGAAACTGAAACTCGGTGATTTTCCATTTTCGCCCAATAGTGGCGGGAAGATtgaggaaaaatggaaaaatataaaaataggcGTAAATTGTTCGGTACCCGAGAaaagggtttcatttcactcttccattttttttcttctattttcaCTTCATAATCCTCTCCATTTTCTTCTCAAAGACGTTTCCGTCTTGATTCTTCTTCTAGGGTTTCGATTCCCCACTAGAAAATCCGGCAGAAAGTGGTAATTTTAACCGGAAGGTATCCAACAGTTGCTGATTGTCTTCTCGTGACTGATGGCGGAGCCGATGATAGTCGACGTTGTGGATGTGGCCAGTTCGAAGGGTCTAGATCATCAAAAGGACGTCGCCGCCAAGAAGACATTGAAGAGAAAGAGGGCGTCTTCTCCTTTATGGGAGAGTCCTGAAGAGAAAGAAGCTAAAATCAAGGCTCTGCGCGAAGAAATGGAGGGTTTGTTTAGGTATTATAGGGAGGTGATGGAGAGCAGAGTGGTTGAAAATGGGGAAAGTGTTATGCATGGCGTCTCGATGAATTCGACGATTGCCTGCTTAATGGAGGAGAGCTGTCTTCCGCTCTCGAAGTTAGTGGATGagatttttgagaaaatcaatGCCGTGCACGATGGAGTCAAAAGCAATGTGGAGAGTGTTAGTAAAGCCGGTGTCAAGAGCGCTGTGATCTTGGTTGGGCAGAGGATGTTCTACGGATTGCCTAGCGCTGACGCCGATGTCTTGGAGGATGAGTCAGAAACCGCCCTCTGGTGCTGGGAGGTCAATTTCAATTTCAGTCTCTTTACTTAGCCACGTCAAATCTAATTACTAGCTCGTCTTGCATATTCATTTGATTTTTAGTACTCTTTGTCTTGTTTTAGTAGTTCAAGTTATTATTTTGTACCTATTTAATGATTCCTTACCTAAAATTTGCTGATTACCTATTTCAGCAACATGATTTGGTATTGTGGTCTGTGGAAGTTCAATAACCACTTTAGTAACCTTTGTTCTTCTCATCAGCACAATTGCTTAATTTTGTTATTGATTGTACAATGTGTTGTGTCTGAATGACTAACATCTACAACTGCCTCTTCTTGATGTGCAGACAAGGGATGCTAAATTGTTGCCAAAGTCTGAGCGTCCTACTCTGAGAATCCGTCGAACTTGTCGGAAAAAGATACATGAGAGGATTTCTGTGGTATCAGGTATTTTATTAATGTAATGCAACTCAGTATGTATTATTTTCTACTCTTGTCAATATGTTATGCTATAAGTTCTCTGTGGTACTAATGGCTCTTTTTGCTTGAGGATTTTCATTGAGTAATGAATGTCAGATGCCAATGTGCAATGCTAGATCATTTCATTGGGTATATTGATTCACCaaattttgccttttttttttttaccaagtgAGCTGTTcagtttttttcttaaataattaCTTGGGAATTTTTAGTGTTATATTGGATGGATGTGTTATTATTTTTCAGAAAGAAGTAGCTGCAGCTTGGTATTCTTGTTTCTTAAAATTTCTTTACACTGAAAAGTTGATTAATATGTCTCAGAAGTCCCGAATCGAACCCAATTATATTTTGGTGATTACTGATTATTGCTTCGGCTTCTGTTTATTAACGTAAtgctttcttttgattttcccaGCAATGTTAGCTGCTATAGATAAATCAGAAAGTCATGGAAATTGCAGCAAAGAGCTGATGAAAGCTTCAGAAAAGCTTTGTAAAGTCTTAACTGAAGCAGATATACGTTTATTAGTAGACAACATTGAGCAAAAAAGTGGTGCTGAAATGTGTGTATTAGCAGCTGTCTTGTTATGGTATTTTGTATGCTCGACTTCCAAAATTTCTAATCAATTTCTATAACTTCTAAAGGGCTGAGAAGGAGACAAAGAGGGAGAAGATTTTGATCAAGCAGTTGGAGAGGAGCAAAAGAGAAgctgaaaaagagaaaaaaagagtAGACAAGGAAATTCAAAAGGAAAAGTTACAGAGTGTAAGTCCTCCTTGTTTTATGTGTGTTGACATCATGCCAATGGCctatgctttatttatttatttattttcacgtGGATGTTTAATGCATAATTAATAGGTATtgaggttttgtttttttttttttccccttctaTCCAGGAGAAAGAGCTGAAGCGCTTGCAACAAGAAgcagaaaaagaggaaaagcGCCGTGAAAGAGAAGAATCTGAACTAAGAAAACAGTTTAAAAAGCAACAAGAGGAAGCTGAGAAAGATCAACGACGCAAGGAGAAGGAAGAATCTGAGTTGAAAAAACAACTTGCTTTACAAAAACAAGCTTCACTCATGGAGCGCTTTCTTAAAAAGAACAAAAGTAGCTCACCTTCTCAGAATGATCTTTCTTTGAACAGTACGACACCAGATTTATCCTCTGACAAGAGGGACAAGATGCTTGAATCTGTTACTACATCAATGGACTCTATCCTTTCACACAATGATGGAATAAATGCTGAAGATCTATGGAGGTAAATTTGCCATTTCTATTTAACAGTGCTGTTTTTgctatttaattttcttaatgaaATTGCTATTAATAACTTTATTTGGTTACTGTATAGATCACATTTGAATTCTTGGCATGGCTTGGGTCACCTGATTCGTTCAAATGGAAAGGTACATTGGGGCATTCGTCGTGGGCCTAGAACTGAAGTTGTCAAAGAGCTCAAGCTAACTACAAACAAAGGACTCACTAATGATGATGAGTTAAGTGTAGTGAAGcttgttgatacatgggttgaCTCTAATACTGATAGCACATCCTGCCATGTGAATCCAAAAAGTTCGCCGTCTGGCCAGAAGAAATTACCAAAGATAAAACTGTTGCAGTTTGATAAGAGTTATAGGCCTGCATTTTATGGTGTTTGGCCAAAAAAAAGGTGACCGATCATATTTCCATAATTGCACATGTCAAGACAATTACTTTAATCATTTAGATGTGCACCATTCATGCCAAATTTCTTCTTGTCTTATGTTTTCTTATCATATTATCACCTTATTTGACTGTGACTGTTGAGAAGTTTACACATGGTAGTGCTCCTAAATGAAATATCAGTGAAATCTTATTGAGCTTTTCTCTTACTTGGAACAATTTCTTGGATTCTTCTCCTTATTTCTCTGTTGGGGCATAATAAGTTCCATATCTATATTTGCTTTATTGATTATGACATGATTGAACACGGTGGAACTTGCTATCTTAGTGCGTAATTGTTTGTGAATTTTAGATGCATAGGGCCTTTACCATCaaagcattatatttaaatgtcattttgatGATGGTTTGCCAGTTATCAGGATAAAAATGAAGATAAATTGAATTTGCAACTTTGTTACTTTAAATGTTGCTTTTGACTACATGAGCTGTTATACTGATCTTGCCAAGAGTTGCTCTGATCTCATGTATTTATGGTTTCTTCTTACCAGTGAAGTTGTTAGACCACGTTGCCCATTCATGAAGGATCCGGAGTTGGATTATGAGATAGACAGTGATGAGGAGTGGGAAGAGGTATTTCTGCTTTGAGCAtctcatttttatttgattttttatgaGTGCTCTCTTTTACTGATAAATTGATATCACAGGAGGAACCTGGTGAAAGCCTATCAGATTGTGATAAAGATGAAGTTGAAAGTTTAGACGAAGAATGCACTAGAggtgatgatggtgatgatgaagaaaGTGAAGATGGCTTTTTTGTCCCAGATGGATATCTGTCTGAGGATGaggtatgtttatttttttaaatctacataaagcattttacattttcaatattttcccCTAAGAATCTTTCTTCAAAGATTCCCATAATTCAGGACTACCCTCCTTTTGATTGAAGGAATCAATTACAAAGTGAAGGAATCTAGTCTAGGCCTAGCTAAGTAAAGGCagattttttccttttattatgGCGCTATTATTTGCCATTTTGCCCAACTTTATCTACTCTGTGCTGCAGGGGGTTCAAGTTGACAAAATTGGATCTGATGGCATGGCTGAGACAAATGTTTCACCAAGCTTGAAGCAGGAAGTGCAGACTGAAGAGTTCAGTGTACTTCGACAGCAGAAGTATCTCAACAATTTGACCGAGCATGCACTTAAAAAAAACCAGCCCTTGGTTATATTGAATTTTATGCATGAAAAAGCTTCAATATTGTTGGATGAAGATGTCACTGGTAATGATAAAGTTGAGCAAACATGTATGCATGCTTTGAGGATGTGTTCCTTCCCTGGTCAGCCATCGATAGAGATATCATGTTATGATATGGATGAAGAGGTTCAGGAAGCTGGCCCCTCAAATAGCAAGATGGTTGCTCCCTCACAAGTTGCAACCCCAGCTCTGCAGGATTCAGACTTACCTCAAGTTGTAAGTTTTCTATTTTTGGAACATAATAGTAATGAGATCCACAAAGGAGGAGGGATTAAATCATaatcattaattatttgtttgattATGTAATTTTGTGCTTCCTTCACCATTAATTAAGAAAGAGGTCCTGCTCACACAAATTTCAAACTGATGCTCCTCCAGGTATCTGTTATCCGGTCATGCTCGCATGGCATAAACAAAGTTGTGGAGTCATTGCAAAATAAGTTTCCCCACATTGCAAAGTCCCAACTACGGAGCAAAGTGCGGGAGATATCAGATTTCTCAGATAACAGATGGCAGGTTAAAAAGGATATTCTTGTGAAACTTGGGTTATCAGTGACCCCAGGTATTcttgatacatacatacatgtttCTCATACCCTTTGTTTggcaaatcatttcttttgtgGCTAAAAGTAGCTGTGTCCATGAATTTGCAGAAAAGTTTAGTAGTGGGAGGACAAAGAGTATTGCTGCATTTTTTTCAAAACGGTGCCTGCCACCTTCGACTAGCAAGACTCTTAATCCCAATGAAACTTCCCCACAACCTTGCCAGAAATCCAATTCTGGGGGACTCCAGCAGGAAAGCGAGAACAAAATCGAATGAGCCAAGAGTGGGGCTGCTGCCACGAGGCTCTCTTTTCATATTTTGATGCCTCTTATGGACCAATTCCGTACTGCTCCAAGGCATGAAAACCAAGAACATAATCGGATTGAGCCGGGATCGCcttgttttctgtttttaaaATGCTGGATCCACAAggctttttttttgttttttttttctttgttgattaCACTGATCCTATATCAGAATTCTGGTTTTGATCTACAGTTTTATTGTATTTCATGTACGTATGAAGTTTGGTGCTCTGCTTGTTATAATACAAgatttagtttcatttcataGGAAATGGTTACAGCATAGAATGATATAATGTAACACACCCAAAAACCCAAAATCCACTCATCAGATTTAACACTCCCAAATTAAATAAacgaataaataataaataatacagtAGTAATGGAATATATTAAGGGCCTGGGTGAAAGCTTAagtgtaaatgtgtaattaCACTTGGAAGGGCCATGGCCAGTTCTTGAGCTCTTCCTCATCGTGAACAACCTTAGCGCTCCTCATCCCAACGACGCCGTTTGTGTCCGCCGCCGCCTTATACTTGAGTATAAACGCCAAGGTGAGCACCACCCACTCGAGGCAGAAGATAAGAGCGCAGAGGCCGCCGGCCAATCTCAGGATCATTTCGCCGTCTTCTTCCCTAACGTACGACTTGAGGTTCCCAAGGAAGTCGCCGGTGCGCGTGAAGATGAGCACAAACACGGAGCCCTGGAAGATGGCCGTGAGGACGGTGGCCACCATGCGAGTTCCGTACAACTTCACGCCGGTTTCGGAGGAGACGGAGGCGCAGCCGAGTACCGCGCCGCCGATGGTGAAGGCGTGGAGGAGGATGAGGAAGAATCCGCAGAGAGAAGGGAGGAGACGGAGGGAGAGCGTGAGGAAAATGCAGCTGGAGGCTGCACCTAGCAGAACGTAGTTGCAGAAGAGGAAAGCCTTTTGAGCCCCCGAGGTGTTGGAATCGTTGTTGCCGCCCAGGCGCAGACCCATTTTTGGTCGAGAGATTGATTTGCTGAGTTTTAGATGGGAAATGGGAGGTAGCTCAactgggaggaggaaattgctTTAGTTTACTGAGTATGAATGAATTACAGATGGGAGGgatgatatgtatatatagtaaagGTGGAGCGGCAACGGTCATATTTGAAATCTGATTACATTATTGAAATCTGACCGTTGTAGGCACATTTTTTCTAACGGATGTCTCATTACTGAGCTGgaaatgatttttcttttttaaatggaaaaagATACTTTATGAAAAAGTAAGGAAATACTACAAAACTACAGAGTAAATAATAAGGATGTACAGTACTATAAATAAAAGTTTTCGAATAAGTGAACTTTTCATGTTTTTAGTAATTGGAAATTAGACATGCCACataataaaaatcaattttttttaattattttattttattttacaaaaaacaTGATTTACTTGAGGAAGGTATATTTAAACAAGGAGATCATTATGATTATCTCCCCATCATACAAAGGAAAAGAGAGTCACGCAAGGAGGCATTCACCATAGCTATCTTGTCTCTAGATCGGGACGGTGAGATAATTgtgactattattttttttcttcgtcCAAGCCAACTTGTAGGGTAATCaaaaattttatgtaaatagcCAACTAATCCATTTTTATTCAGATCAAGAtggtaacattaaaaaaatgtaaattgcaCATGTTATTAAACCAAGTTTCTGATATGAAGATTTAAAGTTGTTCTATGCCCAAAACCAATGATTGAACCATTAACCTTTGTTCACCTATGCTCATAGATTGATGTCTCTTCCATTCAACCACACCCCATGATTGAACCATTAACCTTTGTTCACCTATGcccaaaaattgatgtctcttccactcaaccacaccccagGTTGTATATTCATATTATTTGATATCGTGTAAGAGTGATTTGCATTGAAATCTCGGTGCGTATGAAGCAAGACCGACGCTTCTTTTAAATGGAACTCGTCAACTCCCTCTGAACGCAAATCACCATTACAAGGAAACATGGTGGCAACACAAAAAgaatacatgcatacatacatgcacCTCCCCTCCTCCCTCCATCACAGTATCAAATGGGTGAAACAAACCAAGAGGACTAGGCTGCTGCAATGCATGCAGTCTGCACAAATAAATAAGCCTCGAAACACACGTCACAAAACTGGTAGCTTAGCCAGCTTAGCTTTGCTGCACAAAACTAggggggtggtggtggtggaatAAAAAAGGTTGATGGGTCTGGTTTCTACTCAGTTTACATATTGGAGTGCAACAAAAATAGAGAGCTAGTAGTGGAGACTTGTCTGTAACAAAACATGACTTTTGTTTGACATCTCAGAGTCTAAAGGATTTGTGTAACAAATTAAGTAATTTAATCTTACAGAATCAGCCAAGTAGAAGCAAACATTTATGATTCGATTGTACatggggtggggtggggaaGGTACTTGCGTGTGTCGTTGTCACCCACACTACACACCCTCCTTCCTTAATCATCGGTTTCTAGCTCTGCGCCAAACTTCTCCAATCTTTCAGCTTCCCCCTCCCAATCTCTGACCAAAGCATGGTTTACAGAACCATCATCCTCACTAGCATGTACCTGTCTCCCCGCAAACCTTCATAAACAAAACACGGGCCAAATATTATGAAGTTACAACAGCCAGCCAGCAAAACTCACCAATGCATTTCTAGAATGCTTAGACAAAACTTCGTTTAAAGTAAACTTACCATCGTCCATTCATCATCTCAATGCATTTGCGGGCATCCTTCCTGTCTTTGAATCTCACCAAAATCACTCCTTGTGGATGATTTTCACAAACCTGAAAGAGCAGCCAAGCTGATAGTGAGATTCAGGGGTCCAAACCTTGTACACATATATACTGAAGTAGAGATTGATTTAACCAACAGACCTTGACTGAATCAACTGGGCCAAGTTTAGCACACTCCTCCTTGACATCTGCCTCCAACTCAGGTCGCAGATTTTCATCAGCCTGTGGTCAATAACTAGGCATTTTACATGGAAACAAATTTGAAAATACATATAACTATGATAATTTATGTATCAAGAACACTTGACTCTAGGCCATATTTGGCCAACCAacatatgtttatgtacttCACATCACATTTACAACAATACTTTGGAGCAAATGCAGGTTTCCTAAATTGTTCAATAGTAAATGTCACAGAGGAGCACACCTAAAAGCTTTGCATGATTTGCGTTTAGACAAAGAATAGCAATACGATACAAACTTTCAAAGTGtctttgaaaataaacaaaacagaACAGAACATATGCACACAAAACTGCAAAGACATCTTTATACAGAGTAGTCTTGGAAGCAGCCAGAGTGAGAAAAGAAATTGGAAGCTAGATGAAGACAGAATACCCTTAGCTCAGCTGGTGTAAACATATAGCGAAGCAAAACAGTAGCTGGAATTGACACCTTTGCATCATCCCGACCACCTAATGCAGTCAGAAAGACAAAAATAAGATAATTTGTAATGTCAAAGATTTTAGAATAAAGATTGAAATTTCCAGAAGTAGTTCAACTCTAGCTAATAAAGATTAGGTAACTGAATGTGAAGACACCTATGACCTACCCCAACCAAGCATCTTCTGTTCGACCTTTTGAAGTTTCCTCTTCTTTTGCTTGTCTGCTTGCTTGGATATGAATTTGTCTCCTGTGAAATCAACacacacgcgcacacacacacattagtAGGTTGGCATTTTCTGTTTAGTAACTTGATAGTGACAAGCACCAAATTATATCATTATAAAGCACAAGCCCAATTCAAGACAAAGAATAGCATCCATGTTTCGAACCTTTCTGTTCGAACTTAGCTCGCGTAACTGACATAGGAATCTTGTCACCAAGCCGTAGTGGTGCCCCATCCAAAATTTTGATGGCTATATCAACAGATGGTTCCTAAtgcattttggagaaaaataaaCATAGATTAATgacgcacaaaaaaaaaaaaaaaaaaaaattgaacaaagcCAAACCATATTTAGTATTCTAGGCATGAACCAACCTTCATATATGT
It includes:
- the LOC116010416 gene encoding uncharacterized protein LOC116010416 — encoded protein: MGLRLGGNNDSNTSGAQKAFLFCNYVLLGAASSCIFLTLSLRLLPSLCGFFLILLHAFTIGGAVLGCASVSSETGVKLYGTRMVATVLTAIFQGSVFVLIFTRTGDFLGNLKSYVREEDGEMILRLAGGLCALIFCLEWVVLTLAFILKYKAAADTNGVVGMRSAKVVHDEEELKNWPWPFQV
- the LOC116010415 gene encoding chromatin assembly factor 1 subunit FAS1; its protein translation is MAEPMIVDVVDVASSKGLDHQKDVAAKKTLKRKRASSPLWESPEEKEAKIKALREEMEGLFRYYREVMESRVVENGESVMHGVSMNSTIACLMEESCLPLSKLVDEIFEKINAVHDGVKSNVESVSKAGVKSAVILVGQRMFYGLPSADADVLEDESETALWCWETRDAKLLPKSERPTLRIRRTCRKKIHERISVVSAMLAAIDKSESHGNCSKELMKASEKLCKVLTEADIRLLVDNIEQKSGAEMAEKETKREKILIKQLERSKREAEKEKKRVDKEIQKEKLQSEKELKRLQQEAEKEEKRREREESELRKQFKKQQEEAEKDQRRKEKEESELKKQLALQKQASLMERFLKKNKSSSPSQNDLSLNSTTPDLSSDKRDKMLESVTTSMDSILSHNDGINAEDLWRSHLNSWHGLGHLIRSNGKVHWGIRRGPRTEVVKELKLTTNKGLTNDDELSVVKLVDTWVDSNTDSTSCHVNPKSSPSGQKKLPKIKLLQFDKSYRPAFYGVWPKKSEVVRPRCPFMKDPELDYEIDSDEEWEEEEPGESLSDCDKDEVESLDEECTRGDDGDDEESEDGFFVPDGYLSEDEGVQVDKIGSDGMAETNVSPSLKQEVQTEEFSVLRQQKYLNNLTEHALKKNQPLVILNFMHEKASILLDEDVTGNDKVEQTCMHALRMCSFPGQPSIEISCYDMDEEVQEAGPSNSKMVAPSQVATPALQDSDLPQVVSVIRSCSHGINKVVESLQNKFPHIAKSQLRSKVREISDFSDNRWQVKKDILVKLGLSVTPEKFSSGRTKSIAAFFSKRCLPPSTSKTLNPNETSPQPCQKSNSGGLQQESENKIE